Within the Candidatus Eremiobacterota bacterium genome, the region CGCGCACCATCTCGACAACTTGGAGACGCTCTGTCCGGCGTGTCACAAGCAGCACACGTCGGCCCTGCGGCTGGTCACCGCGGCCCCGTAGCGGCCCGGGAGAGCGGTTCCGAGGTGGGAAAACGCTCGGCATGAGCACGACCGCCGAACGGGCCCCCATCGAGACCGTCAACCCGGCTACCGGCGAGCCGATTCGCCGCTACGAACCGCACGACAAGGCCGCGGTCGACGCGCGGCTTGACGCCGCGGTCGCGGCGGCGGAGCGCTGGCGCATGACGCCATTCGCCGAACGCGCCGTGCGGCTGCGCGCGGCGGCGGATTCTTTGCGCGAGCACAAGGGCGAGCTGGCCGAGCTGGCGACGCGCGAGATGGGCAAGCCGATCGCCGAGGCGGAGGCCGAGGTGGAGAAGTGCGCGGTCTGCTGCGACTGGTTCGCCGCCAACGGCGAGCGGCTGTTGCAGAGCGAAGAGCATCCGTCCAACGCGGCGCGCAGCTACGTCGCGTTCCGCCCGCTCGGCGTCGTGCTGGCGATCATGCCGTGGAACTTTCCGTATTGGCAAGTGTTCCGCGCCGCGGCGCCCGCGCTCATGGCGGGCAACGTCGTCGTTCTCAAGCACGCGGCGAACGTCACCGGCGTCGCGCTGAAGGTCGAAGAGATCTTCCGCGCCTGCGAGTTCCCCGCGGGCGCGTTCGCCACGCTCTTGGTGCCGAGCAAGGAGATGGAGTCCATCGTGCTCGACGAGCGCGTCGCGGCGGTGACGCTCACCGGCAGCGAAGGCGCCGGCTCGGCGGTCGGCGCCGCAGCCGGAAAGGCGATCAAGAAAACGGTGATGGAGCTCGGC harbors:
- a CDS encoding NAD-dependent succinate-semialdehyde dehydrogenase; its protein translation is MSTTAERAPIETVNPATGEPIRRYEPHDKAAVDARLDAAVAAAERWRMTPFAERAVRLRAAADSLREHKGELAELATREMGKPIAEAEAEVEKCAVCCDWFAANGERLLQSEEHPSNAARSYVAFRPLGVVLAIMPWNFPYWQVFRAAAPALMAGNVVVLKHAANVTGVALKVEEIFRACEFPAGAFATLLVPSKEMESIVLDERVAAVTLTGSEGAGSAVGAAAGKAIKKTVMELGGSDYFIVLADADLEKAAEIGVKARFQNTGQSCIAAKRFIVEEAVYDRYAELFVEQTRALKVGDPMDRSTQIGPLARADLRDALAEQVRDTVAAGAKLLLGGEPLERPGAYYAPTVVGDVRPGMRMASEETFGPTAAMMRARDAAHAVELANDSRFGLGGNLWTRDTARAEQLAAELRSGNCFINGMTASDPRLPFGGVKKSGLGRELSEFGIREFVNVQTVWIGPDTGASAAGRASE